The Pseudofrankia sp. DC12 region GCGCCGGACAATCACGCCGATACTGGCCGTTGCCGCGCGCAGGGCGCGACGGTCAACGTAATGGCCGGTAGGAAGGCAGGCGTCAGAGGTGCGTGACCTGGTTTTTGTGCTGCTCACCGTCGCGGTGTTCGCGGTACTCGGTCTGGTTGTCAGGGCGGTGGAGAGGCTGTGAGCGCGGAGAACGTTGTCGGCCTTGTTCTCGCTGTCGGTCTGGCTGTTTTCCTGTTTATCGCCCTGTTGTTCCCGGAGCGTTTCTAGATGGGTACCGGCGCTGCGGGTGTTCTTTTCGTTGCGGTTCTGGTGGTGGCGCTTGTGCTTACCTACCGGCCGTTCGGCGACTATATGGCGTGGGTGTATAGCAGCGGCAGGCACCTGCGTGTCGAGCGTGGGATCTACCGGGTGGTTGGGGTGGATCCGGACTCCGAGCAGCGCTGGGGGGCGTATGCCCGCAGTGTGCTGGCGTTCTCGGTCGTGTCGGTGTTGTTCCTGTACCTGTTCCAGCGGGTGCAGGGCCATCTGTGGCTGGCGTTGGGTTTCAGGGGGGTCCCGCCGGCGCTGGCGTGGAACACGGCGGTCAGTTTCGTCACGAACACGAACTGGCAGGCGTACTCGGGCGAGTCGATGATGGGCCACACGGTTCAGATGGCTGGCCTGGCGGTGCAGAACTTCGCGTCGGCTGCGGTGGGCATTGCGGTGGCGATCGCGCTGGTCCGTGGTTTTTCTCGGAAGAAGACCGACCAGTTGGGCAACTTCTGGGTGGACCTGGTCCGTACGGTGGTGCGGATCCTCCTGCCTGTCTGTGCGGTCATGGCGGTCGTGCTGGTCGCGGGTGGTGCGGTCCAGAACCTGCACGGCACCCGGACTGTTGGGACGTTGGCGGGCGGCTCACAGGCGATCACCGGCGGGCCGGTGGCCAGCCAGGAAGCCATCAAGGAGTTCGGGACCAACGGCGGTGGGTTCTACAACGTCAACTCGGCGCATCCGTTCGAGAATCCTAGCTCGTGGACGAACTGGATCGAGATCTACCTGCTGCTGGCGATCGGCTTCTCGTTGCCGCGCGCGTTCGGCAAGATGGTCGGCAACACCCGGCAGGGCCTCGCGATCGTGGCCGTGATGGCGGTCCTCGCGTTGGGCA contains the following coding sequences:
- the kdpA gene encoding potassium-transporting ATPase subunit KdpA; amino-acid sequence: MGTGAAGVLFVAVLVVALVLTYRPFGDYMAWVYSSGRHLRVERGIYRVVGVDPDSEQRWGAYARSVLAFSVVSVLFLYLFQRVQGHLWLALGFRGVPPALAWNTAVSFVTNTNWQAYSGESMMGHTVQMAGLAVQNFASAAVGIAVAIALVRGFSRKKTDQLGNFWVDLVRTVVRILLPVCAVMAVVLVAGGAVQNLHGTRTVGTLAGGSQAITGGPVASQEAIKEFGTNGGGFYNVNSAHPFENPSSWTNWIEIYLLLAIGFSLPRAFGKMVGNTRQGLAIVAVMAVLALGSLGINEGFQAIHHGTVPTAAGSAAEGTETRFGVPDSAVFATGTTLTSTGAVDSFHDSYTSLGGATLLFNMMLGEVAPGGTGSGLYGMLVLAVITVFVAGLMIGRTPEYLGKKIGSREIKIASLYLLTTPFIVLVGTGVAMALPGERAGMLNSGAHGLSEVLYAFTSAGNNNGSAFAGITVNTDWYNTALGLAMAFGRFLPMILVLALAGSFAAQQPVPENAGTLPTARPQFVGMLVAVTLIVVALTYFPALALGPLAEGLH
- the kdpF gene encoding K(+)-transporting ATPase subunit F, with amino-acid sequence MSAENVVGLVLAVGLAVFLFIALLFPERF